In one window of Pseudochaenichthys georgianus chromosome 5, fPseGeo1.2, whole genome shotgun sequence DNA:
- the gpr25 gene encoding probable G-protein coupled receptor 25, with product MYAFTEYYDYYNYSENFTDLGLFIFNATVDCPSSHISGSNIFLPILYYMIFLTGFLGNLFVILVVGSKGRKSRRLVDTFVVNLALADLVFVLTLPLWAMSASRSGHWDFGAAGDLLCKLSSFIIAVNRVSNIFFLTCMSVDRYLAVVKLMDSRYLRSSRCIRVTCAAVWLSSLVLGIPSLLYRRVEPSGDGLSCVEENNSPFFLGLSLAMALLTFVIPVLIIVLCYGTIIMYLNQNCAANPRAEARHRHSMKMVLSIILAFVVSWLPFNIFKVIVISTKLSEADLSCEAESWQSNGLLLSGCLAFLNSCVNPAIYFFLDNSFRRSAQNLCKRFTGKQKFLQSHHSSASFTNVGTSESSGAVGGRTKLQMCE from the coding sequence ATGTACGCCTTCACCGAGTATTATGATTACTACAATTACAGTGAGAACTTTACTGACCTTGGGTTGTTTATTTTCAATGCCACGGTGGATTGTCCCAGCTCACACATTAGTGGCTCCAACATCTTCCTGCCCATACTGTATTACATGATATTCCTCACAGGCTTCCTGGGCAACCTCTTTGTGATCTTGGTGGTGGGCAGCAAAGGTAGGAAAAGTCGGCGTCTGGTGGACACTTTTGTTGTCAACCTGGCCCTGGCAGACCTCGTCTTTGTCCTCACTCTGCCTCTGTGGGCCATGTCTGCAAGCCGCAGCGGCCACTGGGACTTTGGGGCAGCTGGAGACCTTCTGTGTAAACTGAGCAGCTTCATCATAGCTGTGAACCGCGTCTCCAACATCTTCTTCCTTACCTGCATGAGTGTGGACCGCTACCTGGCGGTGGTGAAGCTGATGGACTCGAGGTACCTCAGGAGCAGCAGGTGCATCCGGGTGACATGTGCTGCTGTATGGCTGAGTTCTCTGGTGCTGGGTATCCCATCTCTTCTGTACCGCAGAGTGGAGCCCTCAGGAGATGGACTCTCCTGCGTGGAAGAAAACAACTCACCCTTTTTTCTGGGCCTGAGCCTCGCCATGGCTTTACTCACTTTTGTTATCCCTGTGTTGATCATCGTGCTCTGCTATGGCACCATAATTATGTATCTCAATCAGAACTGTGCTGCCAATCCTCGGGCTGAAGCGCGGCACAGGCACTCCATGAAGATGGTCCTCTCCATCATATTGGCCTTCGTGGTGTCCTGGCTCCCCTTTAACATCTTCAAAGTTATCGTTATCAGCACGAAGCTCTCCGAAGCTGACCTGAGTTGTGAAGCTGAGTCTTGGCAGAGTAACGGGCTCCTCTTGTCGGGATGCCTGGCCTTCCTCAACAGCTGTGTGAATCCGGCCATTTACTTTTTCCTGGACAATAGCTTCAGACGAAGTGCCCAGAACTTGTGCAAGAGGTTCACAGGGAAGCAGAAGTTCCTGCAGAGCCACCACTCTTCAGCCTCTTTCACCAATGTTGGCACTTCAGAGAGCTCTGGGGCAGTCGGTGGGAGAACTAAGCTCCAGATGTGTGAGTAG